The genomic region AGTGAactaagcctttttaatatggctaaggggagcatatcggtaaatccacttccggaccccttgagatgaatgagtggtaagGGAATTTGAGTGCAtgaaattttgatctttttgtcaaTTGGTTATCAACTGGTTTTACATCTGTCAATGTTATATGTACCATTaagcggtgtaattagggtttgtaaccctaacgggtgagcatttaatgcagtaggtaaaaaggataaaagcgagtttcactttgttatttttaccctagaAATAATGGGTTATACACTAAGGATAGATAAATGGACTAATGCAttcgagaaagaatttttgagcgcttgcagagctaagaaaggattgttagctAATTTTAGTCAAAGTTGTATCATGCTTTGAGTGctcaagttgatttgaaggttggtgaagactgaactggtgtgcacttgagtagTCAACCGGTAAACGAGGCAGCAAGcataaaataaggtatttctttgaaactttgaaaaatcctgcttcaaatctagtttatctgaaatggcaccatcttctaaaccagtagagaaattgatgatcacttctgaacctatggaagttgtaaagggggaacgaattgtgtcttataatgttttatcacaagttcctagtggtgtcatagtgaaaggagatttgtctaggtacattgattgcaagattgagaatttaggatcattgtcgatatattttcagttgaaatccctttgcaatGAAAACGAAAAGATTCAaccagaatatattagggtttatgagaaaggttttcataatgcagcatattttcttgaagattttgaagaggaacatatctgaattattttgagtcgtgctcatggggaaaacatgtatttagaaaggactcatactataaccaaggaagtcattcaagttgtaactggtttttacttaaccggtgaagtacctaagctgaggcGAATTTCAAAAAAGACAGTAAACACTCTAACTGGATCAACCTCTGATTGAAGCTAattagtggaaaggtgcaacctGTTGAGACTGAAACTCGTCAGATTACTCGTAATATCCAACGGATGGAAGAACTTATACATTcctctaaggatgagcaagatattgttgatcgacttgaaatggatgaggaagaaattgtgcaagttgatgttgtctatcttgtcaagaagaaggatgacactattgtccaacaagtcatacttgttgatgatattgaggATGCAATAGATGTATCTGGAGACATTACTGCATCAGATATGCAGCCACCTACAATTTCAGATTCACAGGTTACTAAAGTTGAGAAACTGGCAACTCAACTAGGAGTGGATATTCCACTTGCCAAGGATCAACCAGTGAAACCCCTACTCCCACCGGTTTCACAAGCCACTCAGGAAATCCGATAAAAAAGTTGATACACAGATTTCTTAACAGGAaatggagaaagaacaagagaaagaagagattgttaaggtaacatcttctgaaccggtaacatcattagttttacaacagactgatgaagatgatgatgactcattaggcatctcagggcctataattgttgataatatgagtgcatctgaaatgacgAAGATTGCAACAGTCATGCAATCTAGGgaacacaagaagagacttaaagaatagagaatggaaactaaaaccattcagaatgttgtggatattctgaTCAGTCTACTACCGGAAACTGGTACGAGGCATTTgacaacacctattagcaaacttggtcaattggttgctaatgcatctgaccaaattaagtccctagaagaagcaGCGCAAACCTATGATGAGAAGAGTAACAGGAAGAAGCGTGGAGAGCggcttatgaaagagattgatacaggaaaaattgctctatctcttaataaagatttattaagaaaagctattgaaacaagagaaaaatttattgcatctacttctaatgtttcattctgttattctgatatcaataacaGATGAACTGAAACAAagcaagagctagagaagatatgcaatgcatatgtaccacttcaagattctatttttgcttttagcaaatctgtggatgatttgcaaaacaagttagatacctatgatcttgaaaaagcaaaaagactctgatccctaaaggaattgaagagtctactcacatcccaagtggacatactgcaaagagcctacaagaatgcagaagctattttggctactccagagacatgtacacttgattcaacGGAAGAGTTCCATACTcaaattatgtctacacttgagttcacttAGAACTTGCTCAAGACATGAGAACATGCTTTATCTCAATTGAAGAGAAACTTTAATGTCATTTTAATGAGGCTAGCAATAcatgaatcttgattcaatttttcaagtttttgtatatgtaaaacattttgattcaaaattatatatatatgtaaaacattttgattcaaaattatatatatatatatatatatatatatatatattgcttttcaatttggcattgttgtcaaagggagagtagaaatatgtatgtgtgttgtgaaaattttgtatgatttatgtagtaagggggagtatatgtatatgtgtataaaaaaatttgtaagcacacttagcggtattactgtaaaattttctaagtgttgccatcaatgccaaagggggagattgttggcttgatgatgattgtaatgaataacttcatcatatgttgtcattgatgaaacacatacatacacatatgttcatattgtctaccgatgtgacttcaaagttgtttatatctatccggtacatggtgacaactggtatatgcatggagacaactaGTGGTTATACATAACTCGGCATCAACTGAAGATCTAGCGAAGATTATAacaggagcatcaaaggataaacggtttatatgtttaactccaaccggtattgttgtTCTATCAGTatttatcactagtcgtgatgagttatcactagtcgtgatgagttatccttaccgacaatttTTTGCGATACTTTTGTGAtgcgttatgattgtttgaccagatacactagacctaggaaattgtgatattatTTCTAGAGGCCgaaatgaaatctaaatgtctatatattgacatcgcaatgaattattttgtatgagtgaaggagatatgttatgtgtgaaggtagaagcattaagttgcagagtatgtttgtaatgaagtgttgagtgcacagaagaggatctatacaagcaagttgtgctactactagatcacaccccctgttgttttctaattacTGCAACAGTCAattcccctaaccaggtaagctctaacaaacttcattgtacaaatcctctaactaggtgatccattagtttggatttagaaatcctccaccgaggttactccttacagggtactaccttttacagggtatagcttttaactaaactttgggatctttaacaggattcactcctagcagagcactttgtagaccttaaccagtcaattatctattattgcaaatagttaacttgtcagtcccatctcaccgtggtttttacctatttgggttttccacgtataaacacttgtgttatggtggatattttacttattgtggatgttgttatatcattttggattacatgcatattgtttaacaaacttgttaagtatatctaccggtcagtgtttaaagaaGTATTGTTTCTTTTCCCGACACAATCTAcatgagatctgatccagtctGTCATGGGTTGATCGCCTGTACTCCAGGGATGCATCCGTTCACGTTTCCCATTACCCAAAGTAACCTGCTAAAGATAGCAACCACGTACAAGATTTcctgccttgaaatctgtcgactcataaaaCGCTTCaattgtttccttttcgaggtcttcttgtgatcggatttcctttgcattgatccaggcaccaactactTCCTGATCTTCCTCGAAcattctttcttcctcaagccgcaccAGTGAGTTCCAATCCTGtgttttgtggttgtttcatttatgacGACTAACAGTTTCACCAACCGTGTCGATGATGGCTTTACCGACCTTTGCATATTTGCCACctcggctccacatggcatcaccgtGGTCAATCACTCAACTCACCGACACACAATCGGTTCATATTTGAACATTCAGCAAACGCATATCGATAAACACCTTTACCGGTGAagccttcttcttctgctaactaGTAGTGCACACTATattggtaacacatcttcacctccagtgatttgtgataactttaacattttgcctcttcatcataaacagacAGCCAATCTCCAGATCGGTTTATTCCTCTACCAGTTGTCACTCAACATACAAGCACACACACAGCCTACATCCCGGTTTCTACCTTACCGATAAGCCTTCCTTTTGTTTGCTTACTCTCATGTGTATTACCATCATATAGGTCACTTCTTCTTTCTTGCTAGTaaccttgccaaaccagttgacatcaatgacaacttaatgccaagaTGCCAATAGGTGgcatcattttttatgtaaacctaagtagggcaattctagggttttgttagcatGATCTttggcccttgatttagttttaatcttggccatccattttgtatgagactctatatatacctcattctctcatttgtaagagagatttttttgtagaattgttggtatatgatatagctatttgaatctaaatcattgttcaattgtttgtgattttgctcttcaaatgttgtctttgcaataatggttctcaattcctccaagttagattagaatttgttttcatgtttgttagattgagtgaaagatttgttgaatatatttgtgtggaatccttaatccataccactagcctcttgccattGGTAAGTGtgtcttgtgtggtcaactggaaatttgagtaagtttaacttcaattattatgcaTCCCTTGACAAgcgtcaacttggatggtgtcaacttttgatggtaatagtttcaAAATccataagtataccttagatgatttcactaagcttgtgtcaatccctgtttgtgagaccttgcctagtttgattccactaaatttgttcatcatttcctacattcttaggctTAGGATagatttcctaaaccctattccttttgcccatttttttttAGTAAGAATCATGTCCGAAGCTACAATTgctaaatcctaagttgtcagcacacctattccgcatattTCATTATCAAAGAAGACAATCTGAACATttatgtaagtccccaagtgaataCGAATACAAtgattcacatcgaccattgagttacccacttgtcaagacttgacatgtagaaaccttggaatcattttagttgatcttacccttagcgtctgaggtgattttgttcaagagagggtaaattaccttggtattttattttgaaatgttatgtgcataaaatgCACATCAACGAGATCCAAAAATTCACTTTAGAGAGCTAGCATAGTCAAGGCAAGAGGGCATCGTGGAGCACTATTTGGTAGAATTTTAGAGGATATCGGTGATGGTTCTAGATGTGATAGAGAGGAGACTCTCGATTCTTTTTGTATAGGGTCTTTATGAAACACTCAAGGGTTTGGTGAGGGCATTTGACTGGAGTTCCTTACAAGAGACCATCCAAAGAGTTGTCAACTTGAAGGAATCAATGGCTAAAAACAAATTTTACTCCAAGAATGTACCACTGACTCAACATAGGAAGCCTCCTTAGAATATTTTCCCTCCTCTAAAACCAAACAAGGTTGAGGAATCCAAGAATGAGCTTTGAAGGAAAAATGGATGCTTCATGTCTAAAGATTCATGGAGCCAAGTCATTGGTGTTTGGGGAAGGGTCAAATACATTATATAGTAGCGTCTGACAAGAATTCGGAGATAGTATAAGCTTGAGGTGGTTATGGAGGAGGCAAATCAAGAAGACCAAGGAGGAGAGCATACAATAGTCATGATTGAAGCACTATTAGGGGCACCTAGATATCATGCTTTCCATGCTAAAGGAGTTTTGCAAGGACAAAGGGTGGTAGTTTTTTAGGAAGACCAAGGAGGAGAGCATACAATAGTCATGATTGAAGCACTATTAGGGGCACCTAGATATCATGCTTTCCATGTTAAAGGAGTTTTGCAAGGACAAAGGGTGGTAGTTTTTATTGATAGTAGGGCTacccacaacttcattgatgagggGTTAGTGGATAATATGAGATTGAGGATAGAATAATTTGAAGGGCTCAATGATAAAATGGCAAACGGGTGTACTATTCCATGCAGCTAAATGATTCAACAATTGGAGTTAATTCTAGGACACAAGATATCAAATGATTTCTCTATGATTGGCATTGGTAAGATAGAGTTGGCATGGAAGTGCAATGGTTGTATTCACTTGGCAACCCATGGAGTTGAAGTTTGAATCTAATGAGAAGGAGAAAGTTCTTCGTGGCCTATCCAATTGCGGCCATATAGTGGTTTCAGCCAAAAAGGATGGAGATATTTTTTTGGAAAGAGCAAGTAGCTTGGATAGCAAGGTGCTTGATCACAGATAAAAATCCTACCATGTTGACATTTAGTCCATCTTGGATTAACATAGCAATGATTTAGAGATATTCTTGTTGGTCTACCACCGAATAGGGGGGCTATCATGAAGAGATTTTTTTGGAAAGAGCAAGTGGCTTGGATAGCAAGGTGCTTGATCACAGATAAAAGTCCTAACATGTTGACATTCAGTCCATACATAGATGGACGATTTAGTGAAATTCTTGTTGGTCTACCAACAAATAGGGGGGCTTTCAACATGTGATTGAACTTGAGGAAGGAACAAAACCCACTACTCCTCCACACCCAAGGAGATATAAGGAAGACTTTAAGAAGGCAATTAAGGTGCTATTGGACATAGGGCACATGTGGCTTGATTCCAACCCATTTGTTTTGTCCATGGTGTTGGTGAAGAAAAAATATGGGACTATAACGATGTGCGTTGACCATAGAGCCCTAAAAAAAGACAATCAAGAATCGTTGTTTTGACCATGGTGTTGGTGAAGAAAAAATATGGGACTATGAGGATGTGTGTTGACCATAGAGCCCTCAACAATCAAGAATCGCTACCCCATACCTAGGATcaatgagttgatagatgagcttcatgacGTAATGTACTTCTCCAAGATTGTCTTATGATCAAAGTATCATTAGATACCAATTTGAGATGAGGATGTGGATAAAACAACATTTAGATGTcactatgggcactatgaattcttGGTCATCTAATGATACCAATTTGAGATGAGGATGTGCATAAAACAACATTTAGATGTCACTGTGGGCACTATGAATTCTTGGTCATCTCATTTAGGTTGACCAATGCACACACCATTTTTTAGTCGTGCATGTATTAGGTATTTATTTCCTAGTAGAGGAAATTTGTGCTACTTTTCTTTGACATCTTGGTCTTCAATGGGACATATGAGGATCACTTGAGGCACATAGATCAGGTGCTTGGCATTCTTGAGTAACATTCATTTTACGTCAAGGCATCCAAAAGTgagtttggtttgattgaaataATATATTTGGGATATAAGATTAGTGCCCAAGAGGTTAGTGtggatgaagaaaagatcaaggccatTCAAGGTTGGCCTAGGCCAAGGAATTTACCACATTTGAGAGGATTTGTGAGACTTTTTACCTATTATCAGAGGTTTGCGAAGGGGTTCTCAAAGCTTGCTTTTATGCCACTTGACAGATTTGATGAAGGGGCTTTCTATTGGAGTCCCTTAACACAAAGAGCTTTTGACAATCTCAAGGAGGTAATGAGTAGATATCCTATTTTGGTTATGCCATATTTCTcggttttttttgttttaaaatgtgATGTTTTAGGGGAGAGGATTggaatagttttgatactaaatataCCCCATAGCATTTGAGAGTAAGAAACAAGGAACACATCTATTATGATAAGAATATGTtggccattgtacatgcactagTGAATATCATGCAATGCCTTATTTATGGGAAGTTTGTGGTAGAAAACAATTTATAACAACTTGAAGTTATTCCTCAATCGAATGATTTTGACATAAATGCAATACCTTAGAAGTCTCATTTCTACTCTATGACTAATATTTCTTCTTATTGGAGAGTTTCTACTCTATAACTAATATTTCTTCTTATTGGAAGGTTTCTTCTTATTGGAGGACATCATGCATGCACTAGTCAATATCATGCAATATTTGACTATTTATGGGAAGTTTGTGGTAGAAAACAAacttaaattattcctcaataatCGAATGATTTTGACATAAATGCACTATCTAAGAAGTCTCATTTCTATTCTCTGACTAATATTTCTTCTTATTGGAGGGTCTCTATAATAGCTCAGTCTGTCAAAAACACACTTTTTCTATTGGCATTTGAAAGGCAAATTACAAGAGATGATATGTACAAGGTAGTGGATCCACTCATTTGATATGTACAAGGTAGTGGATCCACTCATTTAATCTAAGGATCAAGTGGAACACATAGTGGATGCACACATAGTGGATGCACTCATTTGATATGTACAAGGTAGTGGATCCACTCATTTGATCCTTAGATCAAGTGGACCTTGTGTTGGAATCGAAGGTGAAAGATAAGATTTTAAGGGCATGCCATGCTACTTCACTTACAAGTCACTCAGGGTATTTCAAGACATACAAGAAAGCAAAGCAAATTTCCAAAAATTTATAATTTGTCAAAAGATATGGTGGGCTACATTATTATTTTCATCAAACACTAAATTTAGAATGGTAATGAAAAATTGGCAAGGCAGTTTATCCAGCTTTAACCAACTACGAGTCAACTGATTAAATTAACCTTGAGCCAGCAAAGACGAAAGATGTCTAAAGACAGTTAAAATTTTGTAATTTGTCAAAGGACCAAACTCAGTAGGCTACgataatgttttcaaaaaaaatgagGAAAAAACGACACAAATTTGTTATGGAAATGAAAAACCGGCAAGGTAGTTTTTCTGGCTCTAACCAACTGTGAATCTATTGACCAAATTTAGTTGCACCAATATATACCACAGATGTCTGAAACCTATGCAAGCATCTCCTTTGACAAAAGAATCCATTTTGGAAAAAGCTTGGATACCTCTTTTAACATATCATTCCCTATCTCTAAGTGCATGATAATCGGCATTTCTATCATATCGTATGTTAGCGTGCAActttataaataaaaatgtttatttatgCTTGAGGTAAGCCAAATCCATAATCAAAGCTATCCATACATCAAACAACTTGAGTAGACAGCCAATGATCTTCAGAGAAAGTAATTTTTTCCTCCAGGGATGGAGAGGAATATTATCCAAATCAAAGAACTGCTAACGTTCAGCATATATTTTGTCTATGTGATCTCCAAAAGAATGAGAACtcaaaattgttttatttaaatcTAGGCTCCTCACGGTACAATCTACAGATCTATCTCCTTTCATATTCTGGTGATTTAAATCTACGAGCTGTAATTTCAATTCTCTCAAGTACTCAAGCCTCAAATCATAAAACATAATAATAACCAATTGCAAAGAGCAGAAACACAATTAGAACAGCTACGCCTGCCCAAACCCAGATAGGAAAAGTTTGCTTCTTTTTCAAAGCAGACTTGGGAAAAGAAGCCTTTACTTTTGACTTGCTTGTGAAGTCTCTCTTTCTTGACCTGATTTTGTTATTGGATTCAACTTCTTTCTGCTGTTCTGTATCTTCAGAGATTTTTGGTTCCGGCTCATCAGCATCATTTGCAGCCTCAGCCTCAATATTTGCTGCTACTTCAGATTCTGAAGGCTGTGTGGCTGATGCTCTCCTCCTAGTTCTTTTTTCCCGTTCCTATAAATAGTAATACCAAATTACATATGAGCAAAAGCTGTTGTGTGCTTAACAAAACCATAAGGGATCAAACAATATGCTATATGATTAAGCATAGAGACAAGAACATATGCTGAGTATTTCCAGCAGGTGCAAAGCAAGTTACAAGTTATGAGTTTACAGACTACTGGTCATATATCCCAAGGAATTTAAGAACATAGGTGTGTCATAACATTATATGATGGGTGCTGCCAGCCACAAATTTCACCAGAGAGTAGAAAATCAAAGTGCAATTATCACAGCAATTCCTGTGTGACAAGTAGCCGAAAACAATCAAGATAAAAGTAAAATGTATCAGGGTTGGAAAACAAAGAGAATTTTAAGTGCTTATTAGATCAaatcaaatatttaaaatttaaatagcaGATTGTAATATCTCTCTAACCCGTAAACGCAGACTTCGGTAATGACAACCCATTTTTGGAAATTTCGAGATTCCAGAAGTAAAATCAGAGTGCAGTCCAATGTTATATAAGCAACAAGAATAAAAGCAAACTTCTGATACATGAGGGTAGAAAATTAGCCCACATGCATCTGAAGACCGATATTGACCTCTGCCATATTGCCAGCGCAAACATTTAAGGGATTTTAAGTTAGAAAAAGAATTGGGACTTGGTCAAATATTTTAAGGAGGTAAAAATCAAGACTAACATGCATACCAAGCATTACCTTCAGCAAACATACACACGTTTTCTCATTCTTATTTTTAGCAAATACGTGTTTCATTATCACAATGTCAAACCCACAAGATGAAAACTATCTTGGCAATAACGATGCCCAAAGAAACAGACACTTCATTTCTATGAACTACTAGCATTTTATGCATGTAAAATTAGCAACATTAAGATTAATGTGAATAAACACAACATTTAGAAATAATATGGGCAAAAAATTCATTTCCAATGATGTATTAAAATTTAAAACCCAATGCAAAGTTATCACACACACCTTCATTTTTTTCTCAGCTTCCTTCTGAGCCTTTACTGCAGCCTTAGCCAGTGCCTTTTCAGCCTGCCTCTTCTTCCTTTCCTGAGCTAATTTTGCTTTAGCaatttcttcttccctcttcttttcCTTCATAATGACTGCATCCTCTTCATCATAAGTTGTAGGTTTGTCATTCGGAATCACATCTGATGCTACAGCAGTTTCAGATTCATGTGTATTGCTTGGCTTTGAAGACACTTTACCCTTGCCAGACCCAATTATTTGAATATTTTCTTTAGAATCTCCATTTGAGTTAGGAAGGCCACGATCTGCCAAAGTTTTTGATGCCTTTGAATTCACAGTTTCTTTCTTTTGATTCTCCCTACCAAAATTTGATCCCAGACCTTCCCCTCCATCTGGAACTGTAAACTTTTCATCAGGGTTTGGAGTCCTGCCATCTTTGCTTAGCTGTCGATTGTAAAGAAAGGGAGAAGTTTTCTTTATATAATCTTCCCTAAATGTTGAGCTGCTCTTCCAGAGAGACGTAAACTTCTCAACCTGTAGATGCATCATTCAATTTGCACTAAATGAAAAATAGTGTAGTTTTCAATCTCAATCATGGATCTGTCAAAATAAAATTTCTACCTCATTCTGAGAAAATTCCTCTAATCCCGCAGTGTCCTTCTTAGAAGCCAAATCTTTAGCAATGGTTAGCACAGCACGATATTGAAAATATGATGCATTCTGAAAGTCCAGAAAATATTAAAAGCTATTAAGAAATGGCTTATCTTGGTTTAATAAGGCATTATATAAATTTTAACACCTATAACAAAGCTTGCCGTAACCAATAGATCAATTGAATTTTAAATGTTAAAGCTGCAAACACACACAGTTAGTATACTTATGGAAATAAGACAAATAAGAATAGATTTAGAGTGAGAATACATCTGATCGCCTAATATTCTATAAATCCAACTTTGAAGATACCAGCGTTCTTCCAAGTTTCCAAGATAGGGGATGGAGGCAGCACAGGAACACAATTTCAAGGAAGGCAAAAACCTTTCACAGATTTTGGGGGTGGCGCGGGCACAGCTATTAAAATTACTTAAAACAAACTTTAAAAAGCTGAAATTTTGAAAAGTGATACAATGAGGtaatttacaataacaacaatctCACTTCTAGATTTTTTGGGGGCTTTTagcaaaaaattaatttaaaagttacCTGGACCCCCAGGATTAACCCCCAAACAATACTGGAAAAAATGTCCTTGAGACCACTAAGGAAAGCCATGCTTAAACCTTACACCCTTGAAAGCACCAATCTTAAATTATGACATGAAAAAATATAAGATCGAACTGCTCAATTTATGTCAAAATCCTTAGGCAAATTACTGAACATACCGCAGCATCACGTTCATTTTTCAGTTGGAAAACCGTTGCAGCAGCCTTCTCTCTTTTCTCAGTTGCAACAGCTAACTCTTCTTGTAACGTGCTTAGTTTTTCATCAATCACCCTCAAATCTTCCTCGAAGGGTTTAATCCTACTCCAGGCACCTTGTTGCTCCTTCCTCAATGCATCTAAATCCTCTCCCAAAACCTGTGAATCAGAAAAGATATTTTAATCTAGTGTTTTGTTCTTCTGATTTATAATGTAGGAAATTAAAAAATACAGTTTGTAAGACCATAATCGAAACAGCCTAATACATAACAAAAAGCAATCTTGTTCTAAATCAAGCATTTCATGTGCAAAAGAATAAACAGAGACCACATACTTTAAAACGGTCTTGTATAAGCTCTTTCTCTCCCATGGAGTCCTGAAGTTTAGCCTGCATCGCTTCATGAGCGATAACCTTCTCTCTCGTATTTTCAAGTTGTTTTATTTCTCTAATCATCTGCTTCTCCTCTGGCAATGTATTGTTATCATGCTCTATTCTAAACTGTAAATTGTGTATCTGTTTGAGGCAAGAAAATGAGAGAAAACTACAACTAGGTCAATAGAGAAGAAAGTATATGACACTTTAGTAGCAGTCAACATAAAATGTTGGCATCTTTCTAAATATACTTTGTATCTGAACTTCTAGCACTGGATTTAACATTGAACAACAAAATCATCGTATTTACAAATGGCAACAAAACAGATGTTCAATAA from Cryptomeria japonica chromosome 3, Sugi_1.0, whole genome shotgun sequence harbors:
- the LOC131066521 gene encoding proton pump-interactor 1 isoform X1, encoding MGVEIVGSEYVKDQTISKLVNVDEEKTIKLEANDMKAFSGFEAAEAPTGANESLNVQDQKQETVIDNGIPVDVKDEWPAPAEVHQFYMVKFRSYDDPQLKSKLDQADKDLQKKSQARYQITEALRAKRSERAEVIEKLKPLTSTEKVYRKSLEEKKKELEPLQTALGKFRNANVASRERGQGLCSSEEELNRRIHNLQFRIEHDNNTLPEEKQMIREIKQLENTREKVIAHEAMQAKLQDSMGEKELIQDRFKVLGEDLDALRKEQQGAWSRIKPFEEDLRVIDEKLSTLQEELAVATEKREKAAATVFQLKNERDAANASYFQYRAVLTIAKDLASKKDTAGLEEFSQNEVEKFTSLWKSSSTFREDYIKKTSPFLYNRQLSKDGRTPNPDEKFTVPDGGEGLGSNFGRENQKKETVNSKASKTLADRGLPNSNGDSKENIQIIGSGKGKVSSKPSNTHESETAVASDVIPNDKPTTYDEEDAVIMKEKKREEEIAKAKLAQERKKRQAEKALAKAAVKAQKEAEKKMKEREKRTRRRASATQPSESEVAANIEAEAANDADEPEPKISEDTEQQKEVESNNKIRSRKRDFTSKSKVKASFPKSALKKKQTFPIWVWAGVAVLIVFLLFAIGYYYVL
- the LOC131066521 gene encoding proton pump-interactor 1 isoform X2, with translation MGVEIVGSEYVKDQTISKLVNVDEEKTIKLEANDMKAFSGFEAAEAPTGANESLNVQDQKQETVIDNGIPVDVKDEWPAPAEVHQFYMVKFRSYDDPQLKSKLDQADKDLQKKSQARYQITEALRAKRSERAEVIEKLKPLTSTEKVYRKSLEEKKKELEPLQTALGKFRNANVASRERGQGLCSSEEELNRRIHNLQFRIEHDNNTLPEEKQMIREIKQLENTREKVIAHEAMQAKLQDSMGEKELIQDRFKVLGEDLDALRKEQQGAWSRIKPFEEDLRVIDEKLSTLQEELAVATEKREKAAATVFQLKNERDAANASYFQYRAVLTIAKDLASKKDTAGLEEFSQNEVEKFTSLWKSSSTFREDYIKKTSPFLYNRQLSKDGRTPNPDEKFTVPDGGEGLGSNFGRENQKKETVNSKASKTLADRGLPNSNGDSKENIQIIGSGKGKVSSKPSNTHESETAVASDVIPNDKPTTYDEEDAVIMKEKKREEEIAKAKLAQERKKRQAEKALAKAAVKAQKEAEKKMKELL